Below is a window of Sulfitobacter sp. SK012 DNA.
GACGCTCGGGGCCGGTGTCTCGTCCGAAGCTAGAGATTGCTGACATTTTTCGAAAGTACGGTCCCGCATGGCGGCAGGCCAATGCTGGGCATATCAGCCTCAGCCAGCTCAAAGTGATGTCAGCCATTGGAGCCTGCCGAACTGAGGCGCTCGGCGGACATGTTGCCGCTTGCACCAAGTGCGATCACCAGCACATCGCCTATAATTCCTGCAAGAACCGGCATTGTCCAAAGTGTCAGGGACCAGCGGCAATCGACTGGATGGCTGCGCGGGCTGAAGACCTGCTGCCCGTGGAGTATTTCCATCTGGTCTTCACACTCCCCGCCGGGATCGCCCAGATTGCCTACTGGAACAAGAAAACGATCTACGGACTGCTGTTCCGCGCCTCAGCCGAGGCGGTGACCACCATCGGTGCCGACCCCAAGCGCCTCGGCGCACGGGTTGGCATGACCAGCGTTTTGCATACTTGGGGATCGGCGCTGACCCACCATCCCCATGTCCACATGATCGTGCCCGGCGGTGGGTTGTCGCCCGACGGCACCCGTTGGGTCGGCTGCAAGCCGGGGTTCTTTCTGCATGTACGGGTGCTGTCGCGTCTCTTTCGCCGCTTGTTTATCGAAGGTCTATTAGCACTACACCGGGCAGGAGAACTGACATTCTTCGGCGATCTTGCTGGGCTGTCAGGTACCGATGTCTTCACTGGGTGGCTCGCCCCGTTCTGCAAGTCCGAGTGGGTGGTCTATGCCAAACCTCCCTTCGGTGGTCCCGAAGCCGTGCTGGCCTATCTCAGTCGATACACCCACCGCGTCGCCATCTCGAACGCCCGATTGGTCTGCGCGGACGCCAAGACCGTGGCTTTCAGCTGGAAGGATTATCGGATCAAAACAGGCGACCGCCAAAAGGCCATGCGCCTGGCTACCAGCGAGTTTATTCGCCGATTCCTGATCCACGTCCTGCCCGACGGCTTCCACCGCATCAGGCACTATGGCCTGCTGGCCAACGCGACCCGAAAGACCAACATCGCCAAGATCCGAACCCTGCTTGAGGTGGAGCAACCCGATCAAGAGCCACAGCAAAGCGCTGAGGTGATCCCGCTTACACTGCGCGAGCCATGCCCATGCTGTGGTGGGCCGATGCGTATCGTGGAGATATTCCGTCGAGGACAACAGCCAAGATCAAGGGCACCACCAAGGGAGCAGGCCGCATGACAAACCGCCCGTCACTCTCGTCTACCATGCCCCGGTCCAACTACCTGTTCCGGCCCGATCTCTATATGCTTGGCGTTCAGATATGGACCAAAGTCAAAGCTGTGGAACCCAAATGGCCCTCAGATCGCTCAGCTGCGTGCCGGTCAGAGGATGCCAATAGCGCCCGCTATCAATCAGGATGCCGATCCGACGAGAAGTCAAACCCAACCGTCAGCTCACTTTCCCCATAGACAGTTCCCAGCCCCCCGCGGCTTCCTCCTTCCGGGGTTTGTCAACGCGGGCCGCCATCACTTGGCGGCAGTCGTAACGCCGCGGCCCTCATCGAAAAACCTTCAGGATACCGGACGTTCGCTGCACTACGTATGGAGGTCTGCTTAGCGGGACTTTTCAGACCTTCGCTGCGTGGCGAGCGAACGGCGGCTTTCCGGCATTTAGCTACTTCGTGCTCAGACACTCTGCCAACAGGTCAAACACTAGTCGAATTCTGAGGTTTGTCTTCAATTCCCGGTGCGCGACGAGCCAAGATTCTATCTCTATAGGTTCAAAATCCGGATAGGGGTTTTCGAGCTCGGAATAGGCCGTACCAATGTCGACCGGAAGAATGCCAATGCCCAGCCCTTTACGCATCAGTTCCAATGACATGGTCACGCTTGCCGTGGAAAAGTTGAAATTAGCCACCGTCAGATTGAGACCGCGCAAGGCCATGAGCCCAAGCATACGTTCAGGATATTCAAAGCCGACAAACTGCATCTTGGAAAAATCCGAGGGATGCGAAGGGCGACCGACCGCATCAAGGTAAACTGATGATGCAAAAAGATGGCCGGTCGTGTCCCGCACGCGTCTAGCGAAAAGGTTTTCGTCCTGAGGGCGGGCGTGCCGGATCGCAATATCCGCTTCACGCCGTCGCAGGTCGCTCATCTCATTGGACGCTATGATTTCAATCTGAAGGTCTGGCGCTACCACCTGAAGCTTTTTGAGAATGTCCGGAAGGAAAAAGGTTGCCATTCCATTCGTACAGGCAATTGCCACATGCCCAGTCACCGCTTCGGATTGCCCTGTGGCCGCGATAGAAATGCGATTTGCGGCCTCGCCCATAGTTCGGAAATGCTCCAGCAACTGTGTCCCGGCCTGGGTCAGCAACAGCGCACGTGAGGTTCTTTCGAACAATGTCACACCAAGCGTTTCTTCGAGACTTGCAACTTGTCGACTAAGTGTGGGCTGAGTGAGCCCAAGCGCGCGAGCGGCTGCTGAAAGCGATCCCTCTTCGGCGGTGGCGAGAAATGCCCGCGCCTGATTCCAGTCAAAAGCTGATCTTTTCCACTCCATGATTTGCGCATACCAGAACTTACAAAATATGCAATTTTATACTGAATCGGGGTGGGCTAGGAGGAGGCGAATACGAAACCTCCATCAAGGACTCTGGCCAAATGCACAACTATTCGCAATCGATCGCCGCGTCGATCGATCCATCAAGCCGGCAAACAATTCCTATGACCACCTACCAATTTGGCTCTTGGCGGATCGCGATCAGTCGGCAGTTGAGGACCAAAGAGGACTTAACCAGCCAATACGATGCTGCCTCTCGCAGTTGGGGACGGACAGCACGGCGGTACGGGCTTGATGCAGCATACCGGCGTCTATTGGTTGCGTCCGGCGCGCAGGCCGCACTTGGATCGATCGGGTCAAAAGCAAGGGTGCTGGATTGTGGGATCGGAAGCGGAAGTCTGTCCATTGCACTGAACAGCATTCTGCCGGAGCGCCTCAATTATTGCGGCATTGATCTCTCTGGAGAGATGTTGACGATGGCTGACGCAGAGATGCGGCAGGCCGTTTTGGTGCCGGAACTGAAGCAGGCAGATATACTTTCGATACCCTATGCTGACGGGTCATTTGATTTAGTCATGGCCGCCCACGTCCTTGAACACTTGCCGGAGCCGCAGCACGCATTGAGAGAGATGGTGCGCGTTCTCAAGCCGGGCGGAATGCTGTTCGTGTGTCTAACGCGGCGATCCTATTTTGGTGCATTCATCCAAATGCGCTGGCGGACATGGGCAATCACGGAACAGCAGGGCGTCTCATGGCTGGAAGCGTGTCAGCTGAATGACATTAGCTTTCAGCCCATCCATCTGGGGTCCTGCGCGGGGCAAGCCAGCACCGCATTCTGGGCGCGTCGACCCGGCGGACTGGAGCACGAGACTGAAACCACTGCTGCAACAACACATCAGGAGGTTGGCTCATGAAGGTTCTGAGAAAATCAGAATGGGTGATCCTGACCTTTATCCTTGCGTACTCGTTCATCCCGACCTTTGGAGGCTTGTTCCGCGTGCTCGAATTCGCAGGCGGACCCGCGATCGCACCCGATAACCCGCGGGCGTCAGCAACACCCTTCCCCATCATCCTGCACATTCTGAGCAGTTTCTTGTTTTGTCTTCTCGGCGCTATTCAGTTCCTGCCAAGCATCAGGCGGCAGCATCCTGCAGCACACCGCGCGTTTGGTCGGATTGTTGCAGTGGCAGGGTGTCTTTCGGCGGGAAGTGGATTGTGGGTGGCTCATTTCTACAGCTTTCCGATCAGCCTCCAGGGGAACTTGCTGTATTGGGCGCGGATTATCCTTGGCTTCGCGATGATCGGCTGCATCGTTAGTTCAATTGCTGCGATCAGGTCACGAAACATCTTTCAACACAGCATCAATATATTGCGTGCCTATGCGATCGGTCAGGGCGCGTCGACACAGACGTTCATCGGCATCGGGTGGATGATCCTTTCTGGAACAGAAGCGACGGGACCGCTACGCGACGCTATGATGGTGTCTGCTTGGGCACTTAACCTTTTGATCGCCGAGGTTTTGGTGAGGGTGCTCTTGGTACCGAAACGGACTTCGTCGCTGAAGAGTCTGAGCAATAAACCTTCAAGAGTAGGACAATGAGATGATTGGTTATGTAAGGATTGGGACGAAGGATTTTGATAGTACGGTGAAATTCTATGACGCCCTGTTGGCAACGATGGGGATTCACAGGCTCTGGCAGCCCGGACACATGGCGGCGTTGCCATCATCGCATTAGGTTTCGCGGTAACTGACGGTCGGTTTTTTCCCACCTATTTCGTCGCAAATCACAAAGGGTAGAATATTGGCAGCACAGGCGAGCAGTTCCGCTAAGCGGCCCTTCACCACCTGGCAGCGCGATTGCAGTTTGGGCTCAAAGCCGCCGTTCGCTGCGGGACGAACCAATGACCGCTGTGGGCCGTTCGTGAAAGATGTTGGTTGGCACATGTATGCCCTCCGTATCTTCGAATTGCCTTGGTAATGCGGCCGTATTGCTGACAAGGTCTTTTACTGATTTGTATTGGATAGGCTCGGTTATCAAACGGGGGACGAGATAGTGAACGAAGAAGAAGCAAAGATTGAAGGCCGCCTGCTTGGCGAACAGATTGAGCCTGAGCAACCAGACAATATGCTGCAGCGGTTCATTTACATGCTGTTGATCGCTTTCATGATCTCTCTTGCACAAACGGTGCTTGGGGTGGCGACGGTTGTTCAGTTTATTGTCATGCTGGTCAACAAACAGCAGCCTAATGAACGGTTGGCCGATTTTGGATCTGACTTGGGTATATGGATTGCCAAGGCGGCAAGATTCCAAACGGCTGCCAGCAACGTAAAACCTTGGCCGTGGACTGAGCTGGATTAGGGCTGGATACTTTGTTCCGTCCTCTGTGGCCCTTTAGCCGCATCGTGCACCAATGGCAGCTATACGGAAGCCTTGCTGCGGCAAAAGGCAGACGGAAGAATGTTCGGTCAGGCCGCTCCCTTCCCGGGAAAACATCGCAGAATTTCTGCTAGTCCGCATATTCGAAAGAGCTGTCTAGTTTGGACCTCTGCCTCAACAATTCCCTATGCTCTACGCCAAAATGTGTCAGCTAATTTGAACTCTGCGGCATAAAAAAACGCGCCATCGGGATCCGAAAGACTGCCGTCGAAACGTCCGACGCGCCGTGCGCAATCGAAAAACCCACGCGCTGGCAATCCGCCTCGTCCCTTGCTGACAACGAGTGTTGCAATCAACGGATGGCCAGCGTTGGCGTCCTCTTCTATCAGGCATTCTAGCGCAGTCGTGAGCTGATGGATCGTATTTGGTGGCGAAAGATCCAAAGCCTTTGCGAGAGCTTGATAGGTGATGGGCCTTGCCTGTCTGGCAATTTGGCAGAGAAAGGTCCGGGTCCGTTGCGCTAACAAAGTGTTCGTGTCTGTTGAAGTACTCAAAGGTGAACCCGCAAAGTGCAACTTATGTCTCCCAATCTGCCCAAAATTGCGACGTCCTCATTGAAACGTCAGTTTCTATATGTGAGCTCCTGCCAAGGACCCTAAGAGATCATGGACAAAAAGCCATCGCAGTCAGAGCTATTCGCAGATGTTCTGCTTGATAAAGCAATTTGACCCGATGCAACCATCCCATCCCTCACTCTTGATGGATTGAGATTTCTCATTGAAAAGCCCGTTAACAACCTCAACTGACTTGATTTTATCCAGTCTGAAAATCCGTTCTGACGCATAATCGCGGCCCTTGGTGCAGCCACGAGTTTGCCAGCCGTGCATGTACATTTTGCCGTTATTGCCAATCGCAACTTGGTGCACATCTACAAGACGAGGAAGGCAGCCTTTGCTGACGTCCTTGTCGTAGACAATCTCGACAACTCGGTTTGTTTTTGCCGCCTCGCAAAGCGGCGCTTCGTGTACCGATTGGGCCTGCGCAGACAAAGCAAAGGCAAATGTGAACATCAATGCTACTTCAACGCGGCCTAACTTCATTGCGGAGTTCCCAATGCAAACTTGTTTGCCCAATCCTAGGCCAGATGAATTTCTTAGTCCCGCAAAAAACCTGCTGACGTCAGGCACCCTTCACTTTGTTGGGAAATGGCTTTGTCCGTGTCCAGTATAGGCGTCAGATGCTTGCGCCCGAACGAATTCTGCTTATCATGACTGAGACATTTACGTGGTGGATTTCCTTGAGGGGGTCAGCAACCGGTAAGGGAGAAGATATGCAGCTCTCAGATATTGAGAACGATGCGCAGGTTTTCGCGGAAGAGGGTCAAGTCGCGATTGGCGCGGTACGGCGCGTGATGCCCGGCTCCATTGAGATTTACATAGAGAACTATGGTCAAACTACGCTTACTCAAGATCAGATTTTAGCTATTCACGACGGCAAAGTTGTTCTTGCGATTGATAAATTGTCAAACGAGTTGCGTACTGCGATCGTGCATGCACATGATCGCGAGTTGAGCGATTTGGCAGGTCGCGGAAAGAATGATCCTCCGGTCTCGTGACGTAGTCATACTTCTATTACAAGAAATGTGCTTGATGCGGTATCGGTTACTACCAGCCTATAGATCAGAGGTTAGCTCTTCAATTTGCTGGCGTGGTATTCGATAGCGCTTGCGAGACCTTTTAGTGACCTTTTTTCTTCGTCAGTCAGATCTCCGAAAGCTGTTTCTGTTTCCTCAAATAGCACCTCCATTTCACGCATCTTGTCCTTCAGATGATTGAGTCGCTCAGTTCTTTCTACAGGGGTTGTCATCTCTATCTCCTAACAAGGTGGCGATGATCTCTATCTTTGATGGTAACACAGAAACATGCTCAGAAGCAGCTTGGGCCAAGAGATTGTCTGCCTCAACTATCTGGTTCGACTGCAAAGTCAGGTTGAGCCATTCTTCGAAACAACAGCAATCTTCATTTCGCAATGGACTGACATTCGTTTATTTTGACAAACCGTAAGAGTTGGGCGGGATCCATGGTAAGCTGTGATGGCAGAAATGGAGTAAGAGAAATGCGGTATATTACAATCACCACATGGGAAATTGCCGACGGTGTCGACTACGCGATAGCCTTGCGCGCCATCGAGGAGAAACGTCTTCCCGCACTGAAGAGTTTTGGAGCCAGTCGCGTAACGGTAATCCGGACCAGCGATCGGACCAGCGCGGCAATCACCGAATGGCCCGACAAAGCCACAAGGGATGCCGCCGAGTTGAAGATCGATGAAGTTCGCAGATCGGTACACCAACAGGATCGAACGCGGATGACTGGCGAGATGAAGGGCGAGATCGTGGCCGACATTTGACGCACGCCGTTTGCAGGGCCGTACAAATCTTGCGAATTGCCAGTTCGAAGCTGGGGTTCTTAAAATTCTAACGACGGGCTGTCGGTTCTCGCCGTTGACGCAATCTCACCTCGTACCAGCAGCATAGGTTGAGAATCCGTCCTTACTGCCAAATGTGCATGCCGCAGCATCGGTCACTAAGGGTTCAGACCTGCCGTTCGCTGCAAAGGCCATCAAGGTCCGCTAAGGGCCGGAAGCGGTCATGGCGGCGAATGCGTCCAAGGTCCGTTTTGTCCGCAGTGCAGTCATTCATTCAGGACGCAGCGAAAGACCGCTTCCCTCCCTTATTTGTGAATGCTTGTGCCAGTTTGAATATCGTAGAATGGCAGAGCGGCCATCGGAGGCTTTCCGTTAGTCTTCCAACTGAGTTCAAGCCGATACGCGGCTTATTCAGTATGATTGGACTGAAGCGCCCCCCGCACAAGCTCATTGATTTGCTTGCGCATCTCCGTCCATTCTCTAGAGCGCAAACCGTGCTTCCACGAGGGATGACTTGGCCCAGATGGATGCCCACCACCTGCGCCGTGCAAGCGGCAGACGGTCCACCCTTGCTTAGAGGGGCATTGGCAGCGCTGTCCTGTCGACTTGGCTGTAGCGCTGCACCTGGGTGCGTTTCTGAGCCTTTGAGCTGGGTCCATGGGGTTGCCGTCACTTTTCATGCTCAACCCTCCCCCCGTGGTTCACATCGCCCACAATCGCCTGTCCGCCTTCGTGAACCGATACCCGTTCCACCCGGACAGTCTGTTGTGCCTTGGCGCGGTATTTCTTGAGCGCGTCCATCTGGGCAAGGTAGGTGCGGCTGTGCAGCTCGAAAAACACTTTGACAGCGGCCCCGCTAAGGGACCGCCATGCTTTGGATTTAAGTAGGGGGTAAGGCAGGGGCGTATACTGATCTGAACCGCCTTTGCCCTTGTTCGGTCCTGTCCTACCCATAGAGCGCCGCCTCACCAAAGGCATGCAGCACAGCCGCAAGACTTTCGAACCATCCTTGGGTGCGTACACCAACTGATCGGCCAAAGGTGGCAGCAGTAATCAAAGGACCGCCAGCGGCCTCTTGTTCTTGAGACTTCATCCGGTCGATCTCTTCCTTCAGGACACACAACGCTGCGTACCCCTCAAGATCCGTACGGCGAGCCAGTTTTAGATTACCAGCACGTAGTCCGGCAATTATTTTCCCGACGCTTAAGTCAGAGCGGTTTTTGGCCTCCTGTATTCCTTCCCACCGTTTGTCTGAGGGCTCTATTCGAACAGCCATCGCTTGAAGTTCAGCGACTAAGGCAATGCCGTCCGACTTCCGCCAAGGAGAATTGATCGTAGGGATGTTGATCCGAGGCACCAACACGCCATCAATGGCCAATGAAGCAAATTGCCCCTTCTTTGCGCCCATCGCTCGCTGCATTCCGATAGGACCAACCAGCGTCGGAATTTCCGCCAGCAGGTCAGCAAAGGTTGCTGCGTCGAAGGTTTTTCGAGAAATGGGCCTGTCATCGTCAGCAGCAATCGCGCCAGCATCAATTAGGCATTGTTCAAGTAACACAGGCCCGATCCCTGTCT
It encodes the following:
- a CDS encoding IS91 family transposase, with translation MSRPKLEIADIFRKYGPAWRQANAGHISLSQLKVMSAIGACRTEALGGHVAACTKCDHQHIAYNSCKNRHCPKCQGPAAIDWMAARAEDLLPVEYFHLVFTLPAGIAQIAYWNKKTIYGLLFRASAEAVTTIGADPKRLGARVGMTSVLHTWGSALTHHPHVHMIVPGGGLSPDGTRWVGCKPGFFLHVRVLSRLFRRLFIEGLLALHRAGELTFFGDLAGLSGTDVFTGWLAPFCKSEWVVYAKPPFGGPEAVLAYLSRYTHRVAISNARLVCADAKTVAFSWKDYRIKTGDRQKAMRLATSEFIRRFLIHVLPDGFHRIRHYGLLANATRKTNIAKIRTLLEVEQPDQEPQQSAEVIPLTLREPCPCCGGPMRIVEIFRRGQQPRSRAPPREQAA
- a CDS encoding WYL domain-containing protein, yielding MKLGRVEVALMFTFAFALSAQAQSVHEAPLCEAAKTNRVVEIVYDKDVSKGCLPRLVDVHQVAIGNNGKMYMHGWQTRGCTKGRDYASERIFRLDKIKSVEVVNGLFNEKSQSIKSEGWDGCIGSNCFIKQNICE
- a CDS encoding class I SAM-dependent methyltransferase → MHNYSQSIAASIDPSSRQTIPMTTYQFGSWRIAISRQLRTKEDLTSQYDAASRSWGRTARRYGLDAAYRRLLVASGAQAALGSIGSKARVLDCGIGSGSLSIALNSILPERLNYCGIDLSGEMLTMADAEMRQAVLVPELKQADILSIPYADGSFDLVMAAHVLEHLPEPQHALREMVRVLKPGGMLFVCLTRRSYFGAFIQMRWRTWAITEQQGVSWLEACQLNDISFQPIHLGSCAGQASTAFWARRPGGLEHETETTAATTHQEVGS
- a CDS encoding LysR family transcriptional regulator; translation: MEWKRSAFDWNQARAFLATAEEGSLSAAARALGLTQPTLSRQVASLEETLGVTLFERTSRALLLTQAGTQLLEHFRTMGEAANRISIAATGQSEAVTGHVAIACTNGMATFFLPDILKKLQVVAPDLQIEIIASNEMSDLRRREADIAIRHARPQDENLFARRVRDTTGHLFASSVYLDAVGRPSHPSDFSKMQFVGFEYPERMLGLMALRGLNLTVANFNFSTASVTMSLELMRKGLGIGILPVDIGTAYSELENPYPDFEPIEIESWLVAHRELKTNLRIRLVFDLLAECLSTK
- a CDS encoding DUF4389 domain-containing protein encodes the protein MNEEEAKIEGRLLGEQIEPEQPDNMLQRFIYMLLIAFMISLAQTVLGVATVVQFIVMLVNKQQPNERLADFGSDLGIWIAKAARFQTAASNVKPWPWTELD
- a CDS encoding DUF2306 domain-containing protein, with amino-acid sequence MKVLRKSEWVILTFILAYSFIPTFGGLFRVLEFAGGPAIAPDNPRASATPFPIILHILSSFLFCLLGAIQFLPSIRRQHPAAHRAFGRIVAVAGCLSAGSGLWVAHFYSFPISLQGNLLYWARIILGFAMIGCIVSSIAAIRSRNIFQHSINILRAYAIGQGASTQTFIGIGWMILSGTEATGPLRDAMMVSAWALNLLIAEVLVRVLLVPKRTSSLKSLSNKPSRVGQ